The sequence ATGAATTAATTAACGGCGAAGATAAAAGCGATTCTGGCAGCTCTACCGTAAGCTATCTTCCTAATTATCTCGtgcgaaaaaaaatattgttactcTGTGGGAGTACAGAGGTACAGATGCTATTTTAATGAACACCAACATTGTAACATAGCCAgtactaataaaaatacgtaGTTCTTACCCAACCTTTGGCTCGTAGCCAATGTTTTTAGGTAGCGAAATGCTTGCACGTGAAATtgtgtaatttatattaaatatttcagcTAGAAGATGTGAGTTCATTCTTGAAACGAAAAACTGGCTTTCAATTGCGCCCTGTTGCCGGCTATCTCTCGCCGAGGGACTTTTTATCGGGTCTTGCTTTCCGTGTTTTCCACTGCACCCAATACATTCGTCACTCGTCTGATCCTTTCTACACTCCGGAACCGTGAGTTTCAAAGTAATTCTATTAGCTCTAATTCAAAAACTGTTCGAAAGCCCCACACTAACAGcattaaatttttactggtgataggtcctcttgtgagtccgcacgggtaggtaccacctccccgcctattcctaccatgaagcattaatgcgttacggcttgaagggtggggcagtcgttgtaactatactgtgaccttagaacttatatctcaaggtgggtggcgcatttacgttgtagatgtctgtggactccagtaaccacttaacaacaggtgggctgtgagctcgtacacctatccaagcaataaaaaaaaaaatgcaatcgatCTAGTTTCGTTAATCACAATTAGTagattctttaaaattaaaatttaatagtcaTTGTCCGTGACTTCCAAAACTTTAAAGTATTCGGAACGTCAGAAATAGTATATtgacaataataaacgcgaCAGTAAGCCGTTCATTCCAATAATCTCGCGTGAAAACCGAACGAAGTACCATAATGTAATACATTCAtgtttttgtaaacattattttatctaTGTTTGTTTGTCCATCAGTTTTGTAAGCTCTTACTCCCTGAACCGAAGGGTCCATATAAATTCTAGACATAATTTAATCTTCACAGCGATTGCTGCCATGAACTTCTCGGGCACATGCCGCTGCTAGCTAATCCAAGTTTCGCGCAATTCTCTCAAGAACTCGGCTTGGCGTCTCTCGGCGCGTCTGATGCAGACATAGATAAATTGGCTACCGTACGTATTAGCCTGCATATTTTAAAAGTTCAATGGTGAcgtataaaatttaaacgaaattattttactatattcgtaatgaaaattaaaataatgtcttGTATTTTTGTAGTTGTATTTCTTCACGGTTGAATTTGGCTTGTGTCGTCAACCGGATGGCTCTTTTTGCGTTTACGGAGCTGGACTGCTTTCGTCTGTGGCTGAACTCCAACATGCCCTCACTACGCCGGAAAAAATAAAGCGTTTCGACCCCGATATTACTGTACATGAAGAATGCATCATCACTTCATACCAAAACGCTTATTATTATACCGATTCCTTTGAAGAGGCGAAGGAGAAAATGAGGTcagtaatataataaagattattattgaGCACCTCGCTATTAATACGAGACTGTACAAACAGAATACCAATTTTCATAAGCGACTTGAAACATTACACTTATTTATACGTTATTTCGAATATTTCGTCATTCATTCGCAAAGAATAGCAGAATATGACAGATGGATTACATTCATTGTCATTGATTTTTTATGTTtgcgttttttaaataattaatataccaTTTCCAAATCGAAACAATAATTTAGCTTATCCTAACATTTCTTAGACTATACTGTACTATTGTATATTTCGCGTCATTACGAGTTACATGAACGAATACGGAATTCAGGTCGggtaatatttttacattcaCGATTCCGTAGTATATTCGTGAAAATTTCACATTTTCTGTATGGAGTGGCGTGGCGAAGCCCGTAGCATCGGCAACcgctcatcatcaggtggaccgtatgctcgtctaccttaaaggacaatcaataaaaaaatccttagtaaaaactttataataatactaatctTGAGACGCTCTGCgtaaaacacaaaaatataagAGGAATGATAACACTATAAGCGTCGATTTAAATTGTTTCAGAGCATTTGCTGAAAGCATACAACGCCCTTTTGGAGTCAGATACAATCCATACACTCAAAGCGTCGAGGTACTGAGTAATGCACAGAAGATTACTGCTCTGGTCTCTGAGTTACGAGGAGATTTGTGCATTGTGTCTTCGGCTATAAAGAAAATATCAGCTCAGGATTCGACATTAGATGTAGAGTCGATTGCTAATATGCTTCATACTGGTCTTCAGGTAAGCTTTCCTCAAAAATTTGATGTTTTTCGGCATCTTATCCATTATAGACGTATGCAGCAATTATTACTCTATGTTTTGACGTATTCTGTAGTATAATACATACACCAGACACATTAACCGCCTTTTTCCGAACTCCAATTAAAAAGTTGACATTGAGTTTTGGAACGTAATCTACATATAATTTGTTGTTGTCGTGTCTGTTGGTAGCCGAATCTCAGAATTTATccctaaaaataaatacaaatcttCAGTAGGAGAACGTCACACGAAGCAACAAAGCGTGTCGGAAACTGGCACTTACCTAATATCGTACCGGCTTTGCTACAGACTTGtagatgtaatatttataaaatatataccgGCGTGTAAGGAATGatcgagaaataataatattagcccGACATAACACACGAAGCACAAAGCTAAAATAATTCGCCATTCGAATTGGCAACCGTTCTATTTCAATTATGTATTACAATTTAAGAAGAATTACATACTGAACCGGCGTGAGCATGTATGTTACATTGTTATTAATTTGCgtataaaattatattggtTCGTTGATGACGTAAATACGTGCTATTGGATTGGGCACTCACGCATGAGAATCTTAGTATTAGTACAGCAGTAAAAGCAAGTGAGCCTCTTTTGATAAGCTTTATAAAACGCATTGAGCTTGCcacataacattttaaattcacataaatattattattttttatattatgagcGCGTACGATTTTTGTGTATGTTATGACATTGTGCGAGTCTTTGATCATTTGACCAAACAATCTACATGTTTCATCGTATTTTTCGCTGCGAAATCGTTTAAATGGATCACAAAAATCGTGTTCCAGTGGGTGTGAAAATGATTTAACGGCGCATTAAAAAATAggccaataaataaacaaatcataGTCTGAAAACTAAAttgagttattaaaaaaaatgaagtatGTGTTATTATACATGTCATTGTatactatatacatatttgcTCGCAGTATATAGTTGTTGTCATACAAACGCAAATAGTAAGGCCGGAGAGAAATTGTTTACATTTACAAACAAACTTATACACCGCATTGAACTTATCAGACAAGTAATTGCGCTATGACATTTAGGAGAAATACAAAGGATATTTATAGCGTAGGCGGTATGTGGGGAGGTTAATAAAATGCTAGAAAACATTTTCTACATGAGGAATAATACATCCGTTAACATGTAATTCGTTCTACCAAGGCGGATATTTAGGAATGAATCCGAGATTTTTGACATTGTTGCCACAACTTTATAGggctttatgttatttttattttttgaaaccCTAAAGTACAAAGCGTAAAGTAAAAAGTAATTATTtggtattttttcattaaaatgtaatttgtttttttatattactctaatggagttttttttgtatcaaataTTCTTGATTCCCGTAGAAGAGCAGGTGACCTTATTGCTCTGTTCTTGTTAAGTAGCCATGGGGCATGAGTTCAAAGTTACAAATACAATAGAAAAATATCTACCCGATTATTCAGGTCGGAACGTATAGCTGCATACCCATAATATACTTTAATCACAATTTCACAACAGTTTATCTCTCAAAACGGTTGCACGAGAAGTTTAAAAATTCTAATGAACTAAACTGCGACGAAACGGCCGTTCTATTTTTAACTATCGTGATTCATAGAACAACAATTCTATTAGGTTCACGATCGGAGTCCACAGAGCACGTCTGGAGCGAGCACTCCTAATTCTGAACGCGGTACTTCGCCAGCAAGGCTAGAGAAAACCGAAGAAACTCTTAAAACCGACGAagaaaaaccaactaaaaaCTAATATCGAAATTACGCTCATGAAACGTTTTGACGTGTATCGCTTCTATAGATTGTCAGAAGTAGTGGAGCAAAATCAATTAGTTCGTATTGTGTTTAGTATTAAAGTAGATTTTAGTTTGCAGCAAAATGTTACGATATGACGTTATGGAATTAATTATTGCTAATATCCTATAtactttgtatttaaataaaaatgctgtgttttcaataatttagaaaataaagtaGATTAAAAGtactacagaaaaaaaattaatgtgtaGTAAACTATTTATCGCTAGTATATCGTGTTATGTGATGTAGTGTATGTTCTTGAATATGATAAGAGTTAACTATCGATGTATAcgtttaaaaatgagtaaaaatctGTAATAAATATCATATACAGTATTATTGTTAGATaccatttattgttattaaagttTCAGCATCGAAATTCGTTTGTTTTTATTCTTCCTATTACTCTCAGATGTAACAACACTCTCGGACAAAAATCGACAATGGTATTAAATGGCTGTCGAACGATATGTTAGTacctaataaatatgtatatggtacttataataaatacattatttatttatttatttactttcaaaAACAACTGTTTTCAAACTAATCACTTCATTTCCAACGAGGCCTTTGTGACATTCTTACTACACAGAAATACGAACTTTGACCAGAAACAAAAGGAAAGTAAAACAAATGAATTGCAAAATTACCAACGATCGAACAATACGCGAATATATTTAGTACATTTccacaaaataatacaaaagaaCTCTGACTTCAACGAAGATCAGTAGTCCATGTCAACTGTGAAATCGTTTTGTGCACGCGATTCCACACGAATGCATTTCGATTCTATTTCCGCTGTGAAGATAATACTTCCAACGGAACTCACTATCGGCACCGATGAAAAGACACGTGAAGCACGTACTTTGTACCCCGGTATcctttaaaaatacaataagagCCAAAAAGTCACTGATTTAGACGAAATATCTAGCTATTTTAGAGGATCGTACGTCTGGTTATAGGAATGTAGCCCCATTACTACTGCCCTACATATGAAAGAGgtttattaatttactagcttttgcccgcgacttcgtccgcgtggaatagttcacaaataatgctttattttagaccaaatttggttagcataaaaacgttTTAGTgaaccaaccttaacatatagacatatgctgtcgcggactttttttagatcttttaaaggggaacaattgtgtcatatattattttagcgaaactttaaccgtttctacaGCGCATGCAGCGGAAACTCtcaaaacccgattttgaaacattccttattggtgctccgcttgtattggtcttagcgtgattttatataccctatagccttcctcaataaataggctatctaacactgaacatttttttcaaatcggaccagtagttcctgagattagcgcgttcaaacaaacaaactcttcaactttataatattagtatacattTATAAACTTAGCCTTCCATTTATCCCTATGCCGATTTGTCAACCTTCAGCCATACGTAAGTGGGGCACCGAAGTCTggcaaagaaagaaaaaaacgcaACCGTTCATAAAATGGTAAATCCAATTACAACATCTAGAGTAAAAAAAGAACGGGAATATTGCCAACCCTACCTAGCGGATCAAGAAAAGAAGTTATACGAGCATTTCGTTAAACTATATTTCGTTGCCTTGAACTAAGTTCAGtgaacgaaaaataaaataaaaaagaataatattatgatgAATGGTGAACTttcttgaaatatattttacctacAATCGAAATTGTTAATTCCCGAAAgatcaaaatacaaaataaaaatctcaaGGTCCACTCGATACCCAATAGATATTATCGGAATGCCACCAATCCACTCTGAGATTTTTGGTTGAAGTCTCCATCTTATTGTAACACCCATGAgtggttcacggcagaattaggcgaaATTAGCACACACAGTATGCTTTAACAcagtattataaaaaatttttgtttttatactatCGGTTAGGGCTATctgttccatttttatttttttatttttttaaggggttacggagcccttagacatctacagccCAAACAGcgcgtcacccactttgagatatgattttTAAGGACTCAGTTTTtagagtacaacggctgccccactttttaaaccgaaacgcattacagtttCACGGCAGCAATGGTcagtgtacctacccgtggagaCTCACAAGAATACCCTctatcactagtaattacgccaataaaattaatttttataagtaattttCGATCGTATGGTAACCACGATACTTAAAGAATGAATTAagaatgaaaattataatttattatttgattacTCAAATTCATACTTTTCCAATACGTTCTTTTTCACATTTCATActaagaatacaaaaaaaaaatacgtttcatAAAATTAGTTAGCTTATTAACTTTTGAACCATTAAAACTAATTGATAggtaaacaaaattacaatataagtatattatgtactcaataaatataatattattattggttGTTGTTGATTAAGTTTCAGTTGAGCCTTTACAGTAAAACTCCGCGTAGAAGGTACACAATCTCCGTCTTGCAGTGTGGGTTGACAGTGGTTTTAATGTTACAATTTTCCACCTAATTTAAGGAAGTGTGTTAATCATTACATAAGCGAAGGGCTAACCCATCTAAGATCCATAATAAAAATCGTAAAGGTAATAAGATCGTAATCGAAAAGCACATTCAAAGTTTAAGATTTGCCCATAAACTATTAGTTGTCCGTAGCTAAAATAGAAGTAACGTATCAATTCAGTGGTTTTAAGTGTCTatgaaccgtttttttttattgcttagatgatgagatggacgagctcacagcccacctggtgttaagtggttactggagctgatagacatctacaacgtaaatgcgccacccacctcgagatataagttctaagatctcagtatagttacaacggctgccccacccttcgaaccgaaacgcattactgcttcacggcggaaataggcggggtggtggtacctacccgtgcggactcccaagaggtcctaccaccagtgaaataacCTACACTCATGATATTACCTATAATTGTATCGAGGATTATTGGAATAgtaaacattttataaatagCGGATTTAACTGAATTGCTACTATTATAATCATTTTCAGAGTCGTTAATCGATAATATTATTCGTCTTTAATAGAAAAGTTTTACTATCGCTGTTATAGCCTATGTAAGAAACTGTTTTAGAATTCATTGTTCTTTAATTTAAAGACGTATTGGTTCGCGTAAAGGGTTacatttaattgtattaatttattttacttattaagAACTTATAACATTTATcacatt is a genomic window of Bombyx mori chromosome 1, ASM3026992v2 containing:
- the LOC101740691 gene encoding tryptophan 5-hydroxylase 1 (The RefSeq protein has 1 substitution compared to this genomic sequence), translating into MSGSGKGLLGLWLYRNGSDWQVKNESPHHPKLGELHAARVQAQAESERISVMFTLKNQVGGLVRALSVFQDLGINVLHIESRKSMTEVSSADILVDVECDPQRMEQLKRMLKREVQDFEVVPPQTGDEFPPPTPMSAAASFDFGEMPWFPRKISDLDRAQNVLMYGSELDADHPGFKDPIYRKRREQFAAIANNYKYGHPTPKVQYTETEIKTWGIVFRELHKLYQKHACPEYLENWPQLVKYCGYREDNLPQLEDVSSFLKRKTGFQLRPVAGYLSPRDFLSGLAFRVFHCTQYIRHSSDPFYTPEPDCCHELLGHMPLLANPSFAQFSQELGLASLGASDADIDKLATLYFFTVEFGLCRQPDGSFCVYGAGLLSSVAELQHALTTPEKIKRFDPDITVHEECIITSYQNAYYYTDSFEEAKEKMRAFAESIQRPFGVRYNPYTQSVEVLSNAQKITALVSELRGDLCIVSSAIKKISAQDSTLDVESIANMLHTGLQVHDRSPQSTSGASTPNSERGTSPARLEKTEETLKTDEEKPTKN